In the Bacillota bacterium genome, one interval contains:
- a CDS encoding threonine-phosphate decarboxylase: protein MLLLFNEETGGHGGDLAEALEKWNPPGGKFIDFSSNINPLGPPPGLLKHLRNVMPEMISYPTPQARILREELARFFEVSAQRLVVGNGANELIHFIILHNKPGRVFVPAPSFSEYERAANLSGSEVIYYSIFPEEKIYLEKLPVKPAEQDLIVVCNPNNPTGTIFPRSDLLELIDHAEKAGASVMLDESFMLLTGTNSDSLCNFPSDNLWVVVSLTKLWGLPGLRLGCMIGPAEEINRITRYSDPWRVNTIAQKAGLYCIKCHDYLNKTLELINTERSYLVHQLTGLKCFEIYKGAANYLLIKGVSDGFNVIELQSYLAGKGILIRRADNFKGLDHRFFRIAIKKRIENKELVRELTRWVQKEV, encoded by the coding sequence TTGCTGCTATTATTTAATGAGGAAACAGGTGGGCACGGTGGAGATTTAGCGGAGGCTTTGGAAAAATGGAATCCACCGGGAGGTAAATTCATCGATTTCAGCAGCAATATCAACCCACTCGGTCCGCCCCCCGGTTTACTTAAACATCTGCGCAATGTCATGCCTGAAATGATCTCCTATCCTACTCCCCAGGCCCGGATACTCCGTGAGGAATTGGCGCGATTTTTTGAAGTCTCAGCTCAAAGACTCGTGGTGGGCAACGGGGCGAATGAATTAATACACTTCATCATCCTCCACAACAAACCGGGAAGGGTATTTGTCCCCGCGCCATCTTTCTCGGAATATGAAAGAGCAGCAAATTTATCCGGATCTGAGGTAATCTATTATTCAATCTTTCCGGAAGAGAAAATATACCTGGAAAAGCTCCCGGTAAAACCGGCTGAACAGGACCTGATTGTAGTCTGCAACCCAAACAATCCAACCGGCACTATTTTCCCCCGTTCTGATTTGCTTGAATTAATTGATCATGCCGAAAAAGCCGGTGCTTCAGTTATGCTGGATGAAAGTTTTATGCTTCTGACTGGAACAAATAGTGATAGCCTGTGTAATTTCCCCTCGGATAACTTGTGGGTGGTGGTTTCTTTAACAAAGCTTTGGGGTTTGCCGGGCCTGCGCCTGGGGTGTATGATTGGCCCCGCTGAAGAAATAAACCGGATAACCCGTTACAGCGACCCCTGGCGGGTTAATACCATTGCTCAGAAAGCCGGACTCTACTGTATTAAATGTCATGATTATCTTAATAAAACTCTCGAATTGATCAATACTGAACGAAGCTACCTTGTTCATCAGCTAACGGGATTGAAATGTTTTGAGATATATAAGGGTGCGGCCAATTACCTCTTAATTAAAGGAGTTAGCGACGGCTTTAATGTGATTGAGCTGCAATCCTACCTTGCCGGCAAAGGTATTCTGATCAGAAGAGCTGATAACTTTAAAGGTCTGGATCACCGGTTTTTCAGAATAGCCATCAAAAAAAGGATTGAAAATAAAGAGTTAGTCCGGGAGTTGACCAGATGGGTTCAAAAAGAAGTTTAA
- a CDS encoding cobyric acid synthase, producing MGSKRSLKTNNKIMVQGTASSVGKSVLCTALCRIFKQDGYSVAPFKSQNMALNSYVTADGGEMGRAQVMQAEAAGIAPLVEMNPLLLKPTSDQGSQVIVMGKPVGNITAMDYQEWKNKLLPVIDDAYNRLSNQFDVIVIEGAGSPAEINLKDNDFVNMGLAKRIGAPVLLVGDIDRGGVFASLFGTAALLDDDERSLLKGVVINKFRGDPEVLKPGLKQLEALINLPVLGVIPYFNIVLDDEDSVTDRFKNNRMEKVLNIQVVLLPRISNFTDFNPLEIFEDVNLAYIHKPEEIDNPDLLIIPGSKNTIEDLLFLRETGWTKPIHDYVQNGGFLMGICGGFQMLGMKLSDPRGMESSLAEISGFGFLDFETKIEKEKLTQQVEAYWGYSDDRFFTGMKGEKITGYEIHMGQTTYFDTDNIILVQPENRWDGAVGVNGQVFGTYIHGIFDNLSWTEKLLNRLKALKGISKKSQSPYKNFREFKEIEYNKLADLVRANIDMNEIYKIIGLIN from the coding sequence ATGGGTTCAAAAAGAAGTTTAAAAACAAATAATAAGATTATGGTTCAGGGTACCGCTTCTTCAGTGGGGAAAAGTGTTTTATGTACTGCATTATGCCGCATATTCAAACAGGATGGTTATAGTGTAGCACCCTTTAAATCTCAGAATATGGCATTGAATTCTTATGTTACCGCAGATGGGGGTGAGATGGGTAGAGCCCAGGTAATGCAGGCCGAAGCAGCCGGAATCGCGCCGTTGGTTGAAATGAATCCACTATTGTTGAAGCCAACCTCTGATCAGGGCTCACAGGTTATAGTGATGGGTAAACCGGTAGGCAATATAACTGCGATGGATTATCAGGAGTGGAAGAATAAATTACTGCCGGTAATTGACGACGCCTACAATAGACTCTCCAATCAATTTGATGTTATCGTAATTGAAGGTGCAGGCAGTCCGGCCGAGATAAATCTGAAAGATAATGACTTTGTTAACATGGGGCTGGCGAAAAGAATCGGAGCCCCGGTTTTATTGGTCGGGGATATCGATCGCGGTGGTGTGTTTGCTTCGCTTTTCGGTACGGCTGCTCTTTTAGATGATGATGAAAGAAGCTTGCTGAAGGGAGTGGTTATTAATAAGTTCAGGGGAGATCCGGAAGTGCTTAAACCCGGATTGAAGCAGCTTGAAGCACTGATTAACCTGCCGGTATTGGGTGTAATCCCTTATTTTAATATTGTTTTGGATGATGAGGATAGTGTAACGGATAGGTTTAAAAATAATCGTATGGAAAAAGTCTTAAATATTCAGGTAGTACTTTTACCGCGTATTTCTAACTTTACTGATTTTAACCCGCTTGAAATTTTTGAAGATGTGAATCTGGCATATATCCACAAGCCGGAGGAGATTGACAATCCGGATCTTTTAATAATACCGGGATCCAAAAACACTATAGAAGATCTTTTATTTCTGAGGGAAACCGGCTGGACAAAGCCTATTCATGATTATGTTCAAAATGGTGGTTTTCTGATGGGAATATGCGGTGGATTTCAAATGCTGGGAATGAAATTATCAGATCCCCGAGGCATGGAAAGTTCATTAGCTGAAATAAGCGGTTTTGGCTTTCTTGATTTTGAAACAAAAATAGAGAAAGAAAAATTAACGCAACAGGTAGAAGCCTATTGGGGTTACAGTGATGATCGGTTTTTCACCGGAATGAAAGGGGAAAAGATAACCGGATACGAAATTCACATGGGTCAGACTACTTATTTTGATACAGATAATATTATTTTAGTGCAACCGGAAAACAGGTGGGATGGTGCTGTCGGAGTGAATGGCCAGGTTTTCGGTACATATATTCATGGAATTTTTGATAATCTTTCATGGACAGAAAAATTGTTGAATCGGCTAAAAGCGCTCAAGGGGATAAGTAAAAAAAGCCAATCGCCCTATAAAAATTTCAGAGAATTCAAGGAAATAGAGTACAACAAACTTGCAGATCTGGTCCGGGCTAATATTGATATGAATGAGATTTACAAAATAATTGGTTTAATTAACTAA
- the cobT gene encoding nicotinate-nucleotide--dimethylbenzimidazole phosphoribosyltransferase, which yields MEEIKILEHKLMETVKTITILDETATEKTRARMDILTKPQGSLGRMEDLAVQLAGIHGDFFPCATRKRVVVMAADHGITEEGISAYPSEVTAQMVANFTAGGAAINVLGRQGDVEVQVVDVGVKVDNVLPEVKRVRIKAGTDNFRRKKAMSRKETLQALLAGVKCAEEAAEEGVMILATGEMGIGNTTASSAVMAALTGYDISLVVGRGTGLDDQKLLHKQKVVAEALEYHKPDPADPIEVLSKVGGLEIAALAGLILGAARNRIPVVIDGFISSNAALTAVKISPLVWHYLVPSHLSAESGHALLMDYLNLKPYINMGMRLGEGTGAVLAMHLLEAAARITLEMSTFEDAKVSNKEDENIGSDLKGAN from the coding sequence ATGGAAGAAATAAAAATTCTTGAGCATAAATTAATGGAGACTGTTAAGACCATAACAATACTTGATGAGACTGCCACAGAAAAGACAAGGGCACGGATGGACATCCTGACAAAACCGCAGGGCAGCCTGGGGCGGATGGAAGACCTTGCCGTTCAGCTTGCTGGAATACATGGTGATTTTTTCCCCTGCGCAACACGTAAACGGGTAGTGGTAATGGCAGCCGATCACGGGATTACCGAAGAAGGAATAAGCGCCTACCCTTCTGAAGTTACAGCTCAGATGGTAGCCAATTTTACTGCCGGTGGAGCAGCCATAAATGTTTTGGGCCGCCAGGGAGATGTTGAGGTTCAGGTAGTTGATGTTGGTGTAAAAGTTGATAATGTACTGCCTGAAGTAAAACGGGTGAGGATAAAAGCGGGAACAGATAATTTCCGTAGAAAAAAGGCAATGAGCCGCAAAGAAACACTGCAAGCTTTACTGGCTGGAGTAAAATGTGCAGAGGAGGCAGCAGAAGAAGGTGTAATGATACTGGCTACCGGAGAAATGGGTATAGGTAATACCACTGCCAGCAGCGCAGTCATGGCTGCACTGACCGGCTATGATATTTCCCTGGTTGTCGGTCGCGGAACGGGGTTGGATGATCAGAAATTACTGCATAAACAGAAAGTTGTTGCAGAAGCCCTTGAGTATCATAAGCCGGATCCAGCCGATCCAATAGAGGTACTCAGCAAAGTGGGAGGACTCGAAATTGCCGCTTTGGCCGGCCTGATTTTAGGGGCAGCAAGAAATCGAATTCCAGTGGTCATAGATGGTTTCATTTCAAGTAATGCTGCTTTAACGGCAGTAAAAATCTCTCCGCTGGTATGGCACTACCTGGTGCCGTCCCATCTTTCGGCTGAATCAGGTCATGCTCTACTTATGGATTATCTTAATTTGAAACCTTACATTAATATGGGCATGCGCCTTGGTGAAGGAACGGGAGCAGTACTGGCCATGCATCTGCTTGAAGCAGCCGCCCGGATTACTCTTGAGATGTCTACATTTGAGGATGCAAAGGTCAGCAATAAAGAAGACGAGAATATCGGTTCAGATCTGAAGGGAGCAAACTAA
- a CDS encoding histidine phosphatase family protein translates to MELYLVRHGETESNLERRYQGWTESPLSDNGIRQAEQTGFFLAGEGIELLYCSDLKRAVNTAKVIGSSCGVQPEISPLLREINFGKWEGLTFNEIEAAWGKDISLWLDDPFRRSAPEGETLGQVCSRMYTFLENLDSTIPEGARIAAVSHGGSIRALLFRVLNLDNASFWDIKIDNASVSLIQKENGRFKVAYYNRTQHLESGNYSEEIIDAD, encoded by the coding sequence ATGGAGTTATATCTTGTTCGCCATGGTGAAACAGAATCAAACCTGGAAAGGCGATATCAGGGATGGACTGAATCACCCCTTTCCGACAATGGTATTCGCCAGGCCGAACAAACTGGTTTTTTCCTGGCCGGCGAAGGAATAGAGCTGCTCTACTGCAGCGATTTGAAAAGAGCTGTGAATACTGCCAAAGTGATCGGTTCAAGCTGTGGAGTTCAGCCCGAGATTTCACCGCTACTCAGAGAAATTAATTTTGGAAAATGGGAAGGACTGACCTTTAATGAAATTGAAGCAGCCTGGGGAAAGGATATCAGCCTGTGGTTGGATGATCCCTTTCGGCGCTCCGCACCCGAAGGCGAAACCCTGGGGCAGGTTTGTTCCAGAATGTATACCTTTCTTGAAAATCTAGACTCAACAATACCGGAGGGAGCCCGAATTGCTGCAGTCAGCCATGGCGGGTCAATTAGAGCCTTGCTCTTCAGGGTTCTCAATCTTGACAACGCAAGCTTTTGGGATATAAAAATTGATAATGCTTCGGTGAGTCTTATCCAAAAAGAAAACGGCCGCTTCAAGGTTGCTTATTATAATCGAACCCAACACCTGGAAAGCGGTAATTATTCGGAGGAAATAATAGATGCTGATTAA
- a CDS encoding RDD family protein encodes MAEKREVKDCPYCGEEILAKAIRCKHCRSDLEPMEPKAAETPQQTLIPATPPPVPDMPSDPTPPPVTPPPSPVQPAAPTPPPVTPEMTAPEPPAASPPTLSQGSIPTPPPAQGESQSSGSGGVTPPAGPVQGSGGLYEYPKANIGKRILAYIIDALIGGLPIAILTPIALIPVFRHASTYSYYGDYYSVGPNIGLIIFAVIASVIGGGWALFYFLFRDGFANGQSWGKKISGLMVVNLEDNNPCTKGKSFVRNVFAWIIAIVLGWIPVLNFLAGIAEPVIALIHARGHRVGDMVAKTQVIDLEHYSK; translated from the coding sequence ATGGCTGAAAAACGGGAAGTAAAAGATTGCCCCTATTGCGGTGAAGAAATACTGGCCAAAGCAATAAGGTGCAAACACTGCAGGTCTGATCTTGAACCGATGGAACCCAAAGCAGCAGAAACACCACAGCAAACCTTGATACCGGCTACACCGCCACCAGTACCGGATATGCCTTCAGATCCAACACCACCTCCGGTTACACCACCACCGTCACCAGTTCAACCTGCTGCTCCCACTCCACCACCGGTTACACCGGAAATGACTGCGCCTGAACCTCCGGCAGCTTCGCCACCAACTTTAAGCCAAGGAAGTATACCAACCCCACCTCCTGCACAGGGAGAATCTCAATCATCAGGCAGCGGTGGAGTAACACCCCCGGCTGGTCCTGTTCAGGGTTCGGGTGGCTTATATGAATACCCCAAGGCAAACATCGGCAAGCGGATTCTGGCCTACATTATAGATGCTCTTATCGGAGGGTTACCGATTGCCATCCTGACGCCGATAGCCCTTATTCCGGTATTCAGGCATGCTTCGACTTACAGCTATTACGGTGATTACTATTCAGTCGGTCCCAATATAGGTTTAATTATATTTGCGGTGATAGCTTCAGTTATCGGCGGGGGTTGGGCTCTGTTTTACTTCCTGTTCCGTGACGGTTTTGCCAACGGCCAGAGCTGGGGTAAAAAAATCAGCGGCTTGATGGTTGTTAACCTTGAAGACAACAACCCGTGTACAAAAGGTAAATCTTTTGTCCGAAATGTATTTGCCTGGATCATTGCCATTGTTCTTGGATGGATACCGGTTTTGAATTTCCTGGCCGGAATTGCCGAGCCGGTTATTGCCTTGATTCATGCCAGGGGACACAGGGTTGGTGATATGGTAGCTAAAACACAGGTGATTGATCTTGAGCATTATAGTAAGTAA
- a CDS encoding FAD-linked oxidase C-terminal domain-containing protein: MHSECAAFNRITPDILSELISITGKDFILCGDAEILEPYSHDELSDPAYFAMPEVVVKPGSADEISLIMKIANREYIPVTPRGAGSGLSGGAIPVCGGILLSLERMNRILEIDQDNLIAVVEPGVVTNDLNKMVEKEGLFFAGYPMSLESCFIGGNVAENAGGGRAIKYGVTGRYITGLEVVMPTGEICNFGGKRVKDVSGYNMVQLMIGSEGTLGIFTKIFVRLMPLPRAKIDMLVMFKDIETAISVVPIIMTKTRIIPTGIEFMDKLSLDTASDFIGEKKRFNECGAILIIELDGNDPDLVREDCLSIGELCLDKGALDAFIAEGPVDQEKIWNVRRRVAEAFKAISPEQSLEDIVVPMNNIPRLMPRLGELSEKYGVLIPCYGHAGDGNLHATIVKKPETSLEEWHRTLPSILKELYTITRELGGTISGEHGIGHKRRDYLSVVLKEDEIMAMKKIKHALDPFNILNPGKIFI; encoded by the coding sequence TTGCATTCAGAGTGTGCTGCTTTCAACAGGATAACTCCTGATATTCTCAGCGAGCTGATCTCTATTACCGGTAAAGATTTTATTTTATGCGGTGATGCAGAAATACTGGAACCTTATTCTCATGATGAACTCTCCGATCCAGCTTATTTTGCTATGCCTGAAGTTGTAGTAAAGCCGGGCAGCGCTGATGAAATATCCTTGATCATGAAGATTGCTAATCGCGAATACATTCCAGTTACCCCACGGGGAGCGGGAAGTGGATTATCAGGTGGCGCCATTCCTGTCTGTGGGGGGATTTTACTTTCTCTGGAAAGGATGAACAGGATTCTTGAGATCGATCAAGACAATCTTATAGCAGTTGTAGAGCCGGGAGTTGTAACCAATGATCTGAACAAGATGGTCGAAAAAGAGGGACTCTTCTTTGCCGGTTACCCGATGAGCCTTGAATCGTGTTTTATTGGGGGTAATGTTGCTGAAAATGCTGGCGGAGGACGGGCTATTAAATATGGTGTGACCGGGCGTTATATAACCGGCCTGGAAGTTGTAATGCCAACCGGGGAAATTTGTAATTTCGGCGGTAAGAGAGTTAAGGATGTTTCCGGTTATAATATGGTTCAATTGATGATTGGTTCAGAAGGCACCCTCGGTATATTTACTAAAATATTTGTAAGGCTTATGCCATTGCCCCGGGCAAAAATAGATATGCTGGTAATGTTTAAGGATATTGAGACGGCAATAAGTGTAGTACCCATAATCATGACTAAGACAAGAATCATTCCAACCGGAATTGAATTTATGGATAAACTTTCACTTGACACAGCCAGCGATTTTATTGGTGAAAAAAAGCGTTTCAATGAATGTGGGGCAATATTAATTATAGAATTGGATGGCAATGATCCGGACCTTGTCCGCGAAGATTGCCTTTCAATCGGAGAACTCTGCCTCGATAAAGGGGCTCTTGATGCTTTTATAGCTGAAGGCCCTGTAGATCAGGAAAAAATCTGGAATGTGAGGCGACGGGTAGCCGAAGCTTTCAAGGCGATCAGCCCTGAACAAAGCTTAGAAGATATAGTAGTGCCCATGAATAATATCCCGAGATTAATGCCGCGTTTAGGTGAGCTATCCGAAAAATACGGGGTTTTAATTCCTTGTTATGGCCATGCCGGTGATGGCAATTTACATGCTACCATCGTAAAAAAACCGGAAACGTCTCTCGAAGAATGGCACAGAACTTTGCCTTCTATACTAAAGGAGTTGTATACAATTACCCGTGAATTAGGTGGAACGATTAGCGGAGAGCATGGTATAGGCCATAAACGCAGAGATTATCTATCGGTTGTTCTTAAGGAAGATGAAATTATGGCAATGAAAAAAATAAAGCATGCGCTTGATCCTTTTAATATTCTCAACCCGGGTAAAATATTTATATGA